In Curtobacterium sp. TC1, the following proteins share a genomic window:
- a CDS encoding DUF3644 domain-containing protein — protein sequence MAPPYKWQRMLDASKDEATLAVRLYNDPKEARSLEGFIVHMHIAWLYLFQAKWMKAGKEKAYRRRESDRPLRYKKIDGEYENYPLDWFVKSEYPAAANPVRANLNFFIKLRNKIEHRHNGADEVLQSIVSGECHSLLLNYEEALVALAGSEQSLAHILRFPVFIGGFTDKGKADLLRMTKSLPADLRTFLAEYDSSLDDAVTRDPKYCMRLTVLLERGNRKGDMPIQFFNMDDLTDEEREAAEKLAQRGMVIKHAKEVAVSNAGNSKPKQVIAEVASAIPFVFNQRHFVLVNKTQHVRPYGNTNSPAETRKEWCIWDAPHKDYTYTPAYTAWLIKQCSTEDGFLKVVGVEPTIKPVK from the coding sequence ATGGCCCCTCCCTATAAGTGGCAGCGAATGCTGGACGCGTCCAAGGATGAAGCGACGCTCGCCGTGCGCTTGTACAACGACCCGAAAGAAGCTCGTTCCTTGGAGGGGTTCATCGTTCACATGCACATCGCATGGCTCTACCTCTTCCAGGCGAAGTGGATGAAGGCCGGCAAAGAGAAGGCGTATCGCCGTCGAGAGAGCGACAGGCCGTTGCGCTACAAGAAGATTGACGGGGAGTATGAGAACTACCCGTTGGACTGGTTCGTGAAGAGCGAGTACCCCGCCGCAGCGAACCCTGTTCGGGCCAACCTCAACTTCTTCATCAAGCTTCGCAACAAGATCGAGCATCGGCACAACGGGGCCGACGAGGTCTTGCAGTCCATAGTGAGCGGCGAGTGCCACTCGTTGCTATTGAACTACGAGGAAGCTCTTGTGGCCCTGGCTGGCAGCGAACAGTCCCTCGCGCACATCCTGAGGTTCCCCGTGTTCATCGGCGGTTTCACCGACAAGGGGAAGGCGGACTTGCTGCGGATGACGAAGAGCCTGCCAGCAGACCTTCGGACGTTCCTCGCGGAGTACGACAGCAGCCTTGACGATGCAGTGACCCGTGATCCGAAGTACTGCATGCGGCTGACCGTCTTGTTGGAGAGAGGCAACCGCAAGGGTGATATGCCGATCCAGTTCTTCAACATGGATGACCTGACGGACGAGGAACGCGAAGCGGCAGAAAAGCTCGCGCAGCGAGGGATGGTCATCAAGCATGCGAAGGAAGTGGCTGTCTCCAACGCTGGCAACAGCAAGCCAAAGCAAGTCATCGCGGAGGTTGCCTCTGCCATCCCGTTCGTGTTCAACCAACGCCACTTCGTCCTCGTGAACAAGACACAGCACGTTCGCCCATACGGGAACACGAACTCACCAGCTGAGACACGTAAGGAGTGGTGCATCTGGGATGCACCGCATAAGGACTACACCTACACACCCGCGTACACGGCATGGCTTATCAAGCAGTGCAGCACCGAGGACGGTTTCTTGAAGGTTGTCGGCGTTGAACCGACGATCAAGCCTGTGAAGTAG